AACCTCTGCTACGATACCGCCCATGGCAAACTATCGACGAAACTTTGTTGCGGGCGGCAGCTTCTTTTTCACCGTGAATCTCGCTGAGCGTAAATCCAGCCTGCTCACGGAACATATCGAACTATTACGCGAAGCATTCCGCTATACGCGTAACCGCCATCCTTTCGAAATCAATGCGATTGTTGTGCTACCCGAGCATTTGCACACCATCTGGACTTTGCCTGCTGGCG
The window above is part of the Sulfuriferula thiophila genome. Proteins encoded here:
- a CDS encoding transposase, with product MANYRRNFVAGGSFFFTVNLAERKSSLLTEHIELLREAFRYTRNRHPFEINAIVVLPEHLHTIWTLPAG